One window of the Sulfurospirillum arsenophilum NBRC 109478 genome contains the following:
- the serS gene encoding serine--tRNA ligase: MLDIKLIQNDFENVAQSLRKKKVDEAILEELRTLSLELKSARLVLEPLQAEQNSKSKLFGAYAKEGKDVGALKAELSLNKEKIADATEVVRTLEEKLESLATVIPNMPSHLVPDGEDENDNVELKRVLEPKTFSFTPKEHWDIDIKQNWIDFERGVKLAKSRFSVLKNEAAKLERALINYMLDFNTKRGFQEVAVPYIVNRETLMGTGQLPKFEDDLFKIDGEDLFLIPTAEVPVTNLFRDEILTKEELPLKMTAYSACFRKEAGSAGRDTRGMIRQHQFDKVELVCITTPEQSEAVFEEMLTCASDLLTSLGLPHRHLMLCGGDLGFSAAKTVDLEVWLPGQNRYREISSVSNTFDFQARRAKIRFKDEGKNRLVHTLNGSSLAVGRTLIAIMENYQQEDGSIAIPEVLKKYM, from the coding sequence ATGTTAGATATTAAACTGATACAAAATGATTTTGAAAACGTGGCACAAAGTCTTCGCAAAAAAAAAGTGGATGAAGCAATTCTTGAAGAACTTCGTACTCTTTCATTAGAGCTCAAAAGTGCTCGCCTTGTTTTAGAACCACTCCAAGCAGAGCAGAACTCAAAAAGTAAACTCTTTGGTGCTTATGCAAAAGAAGGCAAAGATGTAGGCGCCCTTAAAGCAGAACTTTCTCTTAATAAAGAAAAAATTGCGGATGCAACAGAAGTCGTTCGAACTTTAGAAGAAAAACTAGAATCTCTCGCAACAGTCATTCCTAACATGCCTTCCCATCTTGTCCCTGATGGCGAAGATGAAAATGACAATGTGGAACTCAAACGTGTACTTGAACCCAAAACTTTCTCATTTACACCTAAAGAGCACTGGGATATTGACATCAAACAAAACTGGATCGACTTTGAGCGTGGCGTCAAACTTGCAAAGAGTCGCTTTAGTGTTTTAAAAAATGAAGCCGCGAAGTTAGAGCGAGCACTCATTAACTACATGCTTGATTTTAATACCAAACGAGGCTTCCAAGAGGTTGCCGTTCCTTACATTGTTAACCGTGAAACGCTTATGGGAACAGGTCAGCTTCCTAAATTTGAAGATGACCTTTTTAAAATTGATGGTGAAGACCTCTTTTTGATCCCAACAGCCGAAGTGCCTGTTACCAATTTATTTAGAGATGAAATTTTAACCAAAGAAGAACTCCCTCTTAAAATGACGGCTTATTCTGCCTGCTTTCGAAAAGAGGCAGGAAGTGCAGGACGTGACACACGCGGTATGATTCGCCAACACCAATTTGACAAGGTTGAGTTAGTTTGTATCACCACACCAGAGCAAAGTGAAGCTGTTTTTGAAGAGATGCTCACGTGTGCTTCTGATTTGCTGACTTCCCTTGGACTTCCACACCGTCACTTGATGCTTTGCGGAGGAGACCTTGGCTTTAGTGCCGCCAAAACCGTTGATCTTGAGGTCTGGCTTCCAGGGCAAAATAGATACCGCGAAATCAGTTCGGTTTCTAATACATTTGATTTCCAAGCAAGACGTGCCAAAATCCGTTTTAAAGATGAAGGTAAAAATCGTTTAGTTCACACGCTTAATGGCTCTTCTTTAGCAGTAGGTCGAACACTCATTGCCATTATGGAGAACTATCAACAAGAAGATGGCAGTATTGCTATTCCTGAAGTCTTGAAAAAGTACATGTAA
- a CDS encoding tetratricopeptide repeat protein, with amino-acid sequence MAEEEVVILEADPSSAITVMEEGFAPIEEENADETAASSAAQSEENEQKGKAKKKLLILLILGAVLLLSIIIALVVIIKNKNKTPEPVAIEKTVEKPFIKEQFSPSKIDGMIKKAHLLYEQGNKDDALKIYEKIATFNEAISYYNIGVAKLKEQNFPDALEAFKKAIQNKEHRTISAINAAVCALEMKDDKLFSYYIDLAFAYLPEESNAPLYSYYVGLVHYYKDFYHEALSAISHPVTDYYKEDQDYLASKILASLNYNDYALSTLEKIEKESDHFTVGLLHAKLGEFQKAKASLLKALQNDHENAKIKMALAMVENKLGNLGNTALLMSEVYKVRDTDAKPIYKMRAILKPSLFDVDQAQVEFEKELFFDNENIYSLIFYYAPYKVFDAKQTIDYIRKGSMNIFIDEIGPALSYLKASSTISKVNIAISKGIKKALDFHVYEANDIFLKMVEEYKNHSILHYNLALTYAQMGDYAAAYKNFSKSYHLDGNNYLAGVFALMTGNLIGKDITKLSEDVRESINKNTTLEKDNLYASLIHLTDGNHFSLTRWIEKEKEDSPLSIMLNIIAAQKLGNERIYRLGTQKLQALLPKDIVANLIAFNVKHQKQNIKAYAKAIQMEFNRLPLDYDAFYFGPKIVKEQYIKLLQIGGLLHQKRDSVRKKMEEERVDIPSIMQTLAYMEIYTNNFEEAFTLYNKLIDDYNKRDTHTIFLASVAAIGAGHSENAIALLELSKLTDPSNVESKYALGLLYQEVGNFEAANAQYRTIGNIGFISQYFSFALIK; translated from the coding sequence ATGGCAGAAGAAGAAGTAGTCATACTCGAAGCTGATCCCTCATCAGCGATCACCGTCATGGAAGAGGGATTTGCTCCGATAGAGGAAGAGAATGCTGATGAAACTGCAGCTTCCTCCGCTGCTCAAAGTGAAGAAAATGAACAAAAAGGCAAAGCTAAGAAAAAATTGCTTATTTTACTCATTCTTGGAGCCGTACTACTTCTTAGTATTATTATTGCACTTGTGGTTATCATCAAAAATAAAAATAAAACTCCTGAACCTGTTGCTATTGAAAAAACAGTCGAAAAACCTTTTATTAAAGAACAATTTTCACCTTCTAAAATAGATGGTATGATTAAAAAAGCACATCTTCTTTATGAACAAGGCAATAAAGATGATGCCCTTAAAATCTATGAAAAAATTGCTACGTTTAATGAAGCCATCTCTTACTATAACATTGGCGTGGCAAAACTCAAAGAACAGAATTTTCCTGATGCTTTAGAAGCGTTCAAAAAAGCAATCCAAAATAAAGAACATCGTACGATTAGTGCCATTAATGCTGCTGTGTGCGCGCTGGAAATGAAAGATGATAAACTTTTTAGCTACTACATAGACCTTGCCTTTGCCTATCTACCAGAAGAGAGCAATGCCCCTCTTTACTCATACTATGTAGGACTCGTGCATTACTATAAAGATTTTTACCACGAAGCACTGAGTGCCATATCGCATCCTGTTACAGACTACTATAAAGAAGATCAAGATTATCTCGCTTCCAAAATATTAGCTTCACTCAATTATAATGACTATGCCCTCTCAACGCTTGAAAAAATTGAAAAAGAGAGTGATCATTTTACCGTTGGACTTCTACATGCTAAACTTGGAGAATTTCAAAAAGCTAAGGCATCACTGCTCAAAGCACTCCAAAATGACCACGAAAATGCAAAAATTAAAATGGCACTTGCCATGGTTGAAAATAAACTAGGCAATCTAGGCAATACGGCATTACTGATGAGCGAAGTTTACAAAGTACGTGACACGGATGCTAAGCCTATCTATAAAATGCGGGCTATTTTGAAACCTTCCCTTTTTGATGTTGACCAAGCTCAGGTTGAATTTGAAAAAGAGCTCTTTTTTGACAATGAAAATATCTATAGCCTCATCTTTTATTATGCTCCGTATAAAGTCTTTGATGCAAAACAAACCATTGACTATATCCGTAAAGGAAGTATGAATATCTTTATTGATGAGATTGGTCCAGCGCTTTCTTATTTAAAAGCCAGTTCTACCATTTCTAAAGTCAATATTGCGATTAGTAAAGGTATTAAAAAAGCGCTTGACTTTCATGTCTATGAAGCCAATGACATTTTCCTAAAAATGGTTGAAGAGTATAAAAATCACTCTATTTTGCACTATAATCTCGCTTTAACGTACGCACAAATGGGCGATTATGCGGCGGCTTATAAAAACTTTTCCAAAAGCTATCATCTCGATGGCAACAACTATCTGGCAGGTGTCTTTGCGCTTATGACGGGTAATTTGATTGGGAAAGACATCACAAAACTCTCAGAAGATGTCAGAGAGAGTATAAACAAAAATACAACATTAGAAAAAGACAATCTCTATGCTTCTTTAATTCACCTTACCGATGGAAACCACTTTTCACTCACACGCTGGATAGAAAAAGAGAAAGAAGATAGCCCCCTTAGCATTATGCTGAACATCATAGCGGCACAAAAGCTAGGCAATGAGCGTATTTATCGTTTAGGCACACAAAAGCTTCAAGCACTCCTTCCTAAAGACATCGTTGCCAATCTCATTGCTTTTAATGTTAAGCATCAAAAACAGAACATTAAAGCGTATGCCAAAGCCATTCAAATGGAATTCAACCGACTTCCTCTTGATTATGATGCCTTTTATTTTGGACCAAAAATCGTCAAAGAACAGTACATTAAACTCTTACAGATTGGTGGGCTTCTTCATCAAAAACGCGATAGTGTCAGGAAAAAAATGGAAGAAGAGCGTGTCGATATTCCTTCCATTATGCAAACACTCGCTTACATGGAGATCTACACCAACAATTTTGAAGAGGCTTTTACACTCTACAATAAACTCATCGATGACTATAATAAAAGAGATACACATACCATCTTTCTTGCCTCCGTTGCAGCCATTGGAGCTGGGCATAGTGAAAATGCCATTGCACTCTTAGAGCTGTCTAAATTAACGGACCCTAGTAATGTTGAAAGCAAATATGCCCTTGGATTGTTGTATCAAGAAGTAGGAAATTTTGAAGCGGCAAATGCGCAGTATCGAACGATTGGCAATATTGGTTTTATCTCACAATATTTTAGCTTTGCACTTATAAAATAA
- a CDS encoding 2-isopropylmalate synthase — MSNSKIIIFDTTLRDGEQSPGASMNTEEKIQIALQLQKLGVDVIEAGFAAASPGDFDAIARISEAVTKSRICSLARALDRDIKAAGEAVSKAKLNRIHTFIATSQIHMQYKLKMTPDQVIKKAVEAVQYAKTFCDDVEFSCEDAGRSDVSFMKEVLDAVINAGATTLNIPDTVGYRLPTEMGAIIKSLSDFVGERAIISVHNHNDLGLAVANSLACIENGARQVECTINGLGERAGNAALEEIVMALRTRKDHFNGYDTNINIKEIYPTSKLVSSITGIEPQPNKAIVGKNAFSHESGIHQDGVLKHTETYEIMSAKDIGLDKNSIVLGKHSGRHAFKDKLNTLGYELKDEELNEAFDRFKILADQKKEIFDDDLRALVAEEITKIPQVFDLVRLQLSDCAPGGVPSAAVTILHDGKEITDAAIGNGTMDAIFKVIDRVCGVSGELKDYKVDAVSQGKDAMARVLVKVVFDESKPAIMGHGLSVDTMLATAKAYIGALNSYMSMRESLRNIKTNEEEGL, encoded by the coding sequence ATGAGTAACTCTAAAATTATAATTTTTGATACCACATTACGTGATGGAGAGCAAAGCCCTGGGGCGTCTATGAATACGGAAGAGAAGATTCAGATTGCATTGCAACTTCAAAAATTAGGGGTTGATGTCATTGAAGCAGGTTTCGCAGCGGCAAGCCCTGGAGACTTTGACGCCATAGCACGCATTTCTGAAGCAGTCACGAAGAGTCGTATCTGCTCTCTTGCTCGTGCCCTTGATCGCGATATTAAAGCAGCGGGTGAAGCTGTTTCAAAAGCAAAGTTGAACCGTATTCACACGTTTATTGCGACAAGTCAGATACATATGCAGTACAAACTCAAAATGACACCGGATCAAGTCATTAAAAAAGCGGTTGAAGCCGTACAATACGCTAAAACATTTTGTGATGATGTCGAGTTTAGCTGTGAAGATGCAGGTCGTAGTGATGTCAGCTTCATGAAAGAGGTGTTGGACGCAGTTATCAATGCAGGAGCCACAACGCTGAATATCCCCGATACGGTAGGGTATCGTTTACCAACGGAGATGGGTGCAATTATCAAATCGCTTTCTGATTTTGTGGGTGAGCGTGCGATTATCTCTGTGCATAACCATAATGACTTAGGTCTTGCTGTGGCTAACTCTTTGGCATGTATTGAAAACGGTGCGCGTCAAGTGGAGTGTACCATCAATGGTTTGGGTGAACGTGCTGGTAATGCGGCACTTGAAGAGATAGTCATGGCTCTTCGTACCCGCAAAGATCATTTCAATGGTTACGATACGAACATTAACATCAAAGAAATTTATCCAACCAGTAAATTAGTCTCTTCTATTACGGGAATTGAGCCTCAACCAAACAAAGCCATTGTCGGTAAAAATGCGTTCTCTCATGAGAGTGGCATCCACCAAGATGGTGTTCTTAAACATACTGAAACGTATGAGATTATGAGCGCAAAAGACATTGGTCTTGATAAAAACTCGATCGTTCTTGGTAAACACTCTGGTCGCCATGCCTTTAAAGACAAATTGAATACACTAGGGTATGAGTTAAAAGATGAAGAGCTTAATGAGGCATTTGATCGTTTTAAAATTTTAGCAGATCAGAAAAAAGAGATTTTTGATGATGATTTACGAGCCCTCGTTGCAGAAGAGATCACGAAGATTCCTCAAGTATTTGACTTGGTACGTTTACAGCTCTCTGATTGTGCACCAGGAGGTGTTCCAAGTGCTGCTGTGACTATTTTACATGATGGCAAAGAGATCACCGATGCAGCGATTGGTAATGGAACTATGGATGCTATCTTTAAAGTGATTGACCGTGTATGTGGTGTGAGTGGTGAGCTAAAAGACTATAAGGTGGATGCCGTTTCTCAAGGTAAAGATGCGATGGCAAGAGTACTTGTAAAAGTGGTATTTGATGAGAGCAAGCCTGCGATTATGGGACATGGACTCAGCGTTGATACAATGCTTGCTACGGCTAAAGCGTATATTGGAGCGCTCAATAGTTATATGTCTATGAGAGAGAGTCTTCGAAATATTAAAACAAACGAAGAAGAGGGCCTTTAA
- the pssA gene encoding CDP-diacylglycerol--serine O-phosphatidyltransferase — translation MLNNGGNNKLQLIYIFPNLFTAASAFLGVISIIASANGQFEKAAVYILLSLIFDGLDGRVARMTNATSKFGAEFDSLADIVAFGVAPAMLFYFSVGHMYGKLGSLLCAMYVVFGAIRLARFNIMIGVSEPSVFIGVPIPTAAVVVSMWILFYREHAFFHGFEWVMLLGIGLLSFLMVSNIRYPSFKKIDMKKGYLIKILVYLVIVFSFLYIYPVEAGTFLVTAYLAYGLIRGVYNFIVAKSHKNLV, via the coding sequence ATGTTAAATAATGGTGGTAACAATAAGCTCCAATTGATCTATATTTTCCCCAATCTTTTCACGGCGGCAAGTGCATTTTTAGGTGTAATCAGCATTATAGCTTCGGCAAATGGTCAATTTGAAAAAGCGGCTGTTTATATTTTGCTTTCTTTAATTTTTGATGGTCTTGATGGACGAGTCGCGCGTATGACAAATGCTACGAGCAAATTTGGCGCAGAGTTTGATTCATTAGCCGACATCGTTGCTTTTGGCGTTGCTCCTGCGATGCTTTTTTACTTTAGTGTCGGGCATATGTATGGCAAACTAGGCTCTCTTTTATGCGCAATGTATGTTGTATTTGGTGCGATCAGGCTAGCACGTTTTAATATCATGATTGGTGTATCTGAGCCTTCTGTCTTTATTGGCGTGCCTATTCCTACTGCGGCAGTGGTTGTTTCTATGTGGATTTTATTTTACCGTGAGCATGCTTTTTTCCATGGCTTTGAGTGGGTTATGCTTCTAGGTATTGGTTTGCTCTCTTTTTTAATGGTCAGTAATATTCGCTATCCAAGTTTTAAAAAGATAGATATGAAAAAAGGTTATTTAATTAAAATCTTAGTCTACTTAGTCATCGTTTTTTCTTTCTTGTATATCTATCCTGTTGAAGCAGGGACGTTTTTAGTGACGGCTTATTTAGCATATGGACTTATTCGTGGAGTTTATAATTTTATCGTTGCCAAATCCCATAAAAATTTAGTATAA
- a CDS encoding phosphatidylserine decarboxylase — MSQKFLKNSLTVMRNTYDTSTQIIAKEGWNQIVFTFMVFLLSYALSFFSWIFFLIFIATLYSYRNPERIQEEDDEHCIVAPMDGIITDVSKIGLRDGSEALRVVIRKSFFDVGVLRSPLSMEIVDVKKRFGLFMASSSPLFSRLSDRKTFTCKSKFASIKMVISAGLWSQKITLFSKIGSFKAGERLGFLRDGEVALLLPLDTRVKVSLNDEVKAGMSVLGYLAYKDKDVK, encoded by the coding sequence ATGAGTCAAAAATTTCTGAAGAACAGCCTAACAGTGATGCGTAATACGTACGATACTTCAACGCAGATTATTGCTAAGGAGGGATGGAACCAGATCGTTTTTACGTTTATGGTTTTCCTTCTCTCTTATGCACTTTCATTTTTTTCATGGATCTTTTTCCTCATTTTTATAGCGACTCTTTACAGTTATCGTAACCCTGAACGCATTCAAGAAGAGGATGATGAGCATTGTATCGTTGCCCCAATGGATGGAATTATTACCGATGTTTCTAAGATTGGCTTACGTGATGGTAGTGAAGCATTGCGCGTGGTTATTCGAAAATCATTTTTTGATGTAGGCGTGTTAAGATCTCCTCTTTCGATGGAAATTGTGGATGTCAAAAAACGCTTTGGACTTTTTATGGCGTCCTCTTCACCTCTTTTCTCACGTTTGTCTGATCGTAAAACCTTTACATGTAAAAGTAAATTTGCTTCTATAAAAATGGTTATTAGTGCTGGCCTTTGGAGTCAAAAGATTACATTGTTCTCTAAAATAGGATCGTTTAAAGCAGGCGAGCGATTAGGTTTTTTGCGTGATGGTGAAGTAGCACTTTTACTTCCATTAGATACACGTGTCAAAGTTTCGTTAAATGATGAAGTCAAAGCAGGTATGAGCGTTTTAGGCTATCTTGCATACAAGGATAAAGATGTTAAATAA
- the ftsH gene encoding ATP-dependent zinc metalloprotease FtsH, producing MSQNNQDNNKNDKKNFFNQNPLLMFAIFSIVVIVLFKNFTSVSDAGVGAGFGAQNSTTKNISYYDLKELIRNNQINYVAIGQTTIKAFTPDGAQKTVYVVKKVGEDSTLIPLMDEKKVGYGGYNESNILTEILFSWVLPVFVFFGIWMFLANKMQKNMGGGILGMGSSKKLVNSEKPKVKFEDVAGVEEAKEEVKEIVDFLKFPDRYMNLGAKIPKGVLLVGPPGTGKTLLAKAVAGEASVPFFSVSGSSFIEMFVGVGASRVRDLFENAKKEAPAIVFIDEIDAIGKSRAANGMMGGNDEREQTLNQLLAEMDGFSSDKSPVIVLAATNRPEVLDAALLRPGRFDRQVLVDKPDFQGRKDILKVHSADIKLGKNIDLEEIARLTAGLAGADLANIINEAALLGGRKNKDHVEQIDLVDAVERAIAGLEKKSRRINPAEKRIVAYHESGHALIAETTTGAKRVSKVSIIPRGLAALGYTLNTPEENKFLMQKHELIAEVDVLLGGRAAEEVFLGEISTGAGNDLERATDIIKSMVSIYGMSDVAGLMVLEKQRNTFLNGGTTKDYSEKMAEKLDEHIKDTLQARYVIVKARLEEYRECIERIVAKLSEYETIDGVQLREVIEAFEVEFNIASKLKAPFVRHESKISEEQPNSDA from the coding sequence ATGAGTCAAAATAATCAAGATAATAATAAAAACGACAAAAAAAACTTTTTCAATCAAAATCCACTTTTAATGTTTGCTATTTTCTCTATTGTCGTTATCGTTTTATTTAAAAATTTTACATCGGTTTCGGATGCTGGTGTGGGAGCTGGTTTTGGCGCACAAAACAGTACAACCAAAAACATTAGTTATTATGACCTTAAAGAGTTAATTCGTAATAACCAAATTAACTATGTTGCAATTGGTCAAACAACCATTAAAGCATTTACACCTGATGGTGCACAAAAAACAGTTTATGTGGTTAAAAAAGTAGGCGAAGATAGTACCTTAATTCCTTTAATGGATGAGAAAAAAGTGGGCTATGGCGGTTACAATGAGTCTAATATCTTAACTGAAATTCTCTTCTCATGGGTTTTACCTGTTTTTGTATTTTTTGGTATTTGGATGTTCTTGGCGAACAAAATGCAAAAAAATATGGGTGGCGGCATTCTTGGAATGGGAAGCAGCAAAAAGCTTGTTAATTCTGAAAAACCAAAAGTGAAATTTGAAGATGTTGCTGGTGTAGAAGAAGCCAAAGAAGAGGTTAAAGAGATCGTTGATTTCCTTAAGTTTCCTGATCGTTACATGAACTTAGGGGCAAAAATCCCTAAAGGTGTCCTTTTAGTAGGCCCTCCAGGTACGGGTAAAACCCTGCTTGCAAAAGCCGTTGCAGGAGAGGCTAGTGTTCCTTTCTTCTCTGTTTCAGGTTCTAGTTTTATCGAAATGTTTGTAGGTGTGGGCGCAAGTCGTGTAAGAGATCTTTTTGAAAATGCTAAAAAAGAGGCTCCTGCTATTGTTTTTATTGATGAGATTGATGCCATTGGTAAAAGTAGAGCAGCGAACGGTATGATGGGCGGTAATGATGAGAGAGAACAAACCCTCAATCAATTACTTGCAGAGATGGATGGCTTTAGCTCTGATAAATCACCGGTTATTGTTTTAGCTGCTACGAACAGACCTGAGGTTTTAGATGCAGCGCTTCTACGACCTGGTCGTTTCGATAGGCAAGTATTGGTCGATAAACCAGATTTTCAAGGTAGAAAAGATATTTTAAAAGTACACAGTGCGGATATAAAACTTGGTAAAAATATTGATCTTGAAGAGATTGCACGCTTAACTGCAGGTCTTGCAGGCGCAGATCTTGCCAATATTATCAATGAAGCAGCACTTCTTGGCGGACGTAAAAATAAAGATCATGTTGAACAAATTGACCTTGTTGATGCTGTTGAACGTGCCATTGCGGGTTTAGAGAAAAAAAGTCGCCGTATCAATCCTGCGGAAAAACGCATTGTTGCATACCATGAAAGTGGTCATGCTTTGATAGCGGAGACAACAACGGGTGCGAAGAGGGTTTCTAAAGTTTCAATCATTCCAAGAGGTCTTGCGGCCCTTGGATATACACTTAACACACCAGAAGAAAATAAATTTTTAATGCAAAAGCATGAACTTATCGCTGAAGTCGATGTTCTTCTTGGTGGACGTGCGGCAGAAGAAGTGTTCTTAGGCGAAATTTCTACGGGCGCTGGTAATGATCTTGAGCGCGCAACGGATATCATTAAATCAATGGTTAGCATATACGGTATGAGTGATGTTGCAGGTTTGATGGTTCTTGAAAAACAACGTAACACATTCCTCAATGGTGGCACAACCAAAGATTACAGTGAAAAAATGGCTGAAAAGCTAGATGAGCACATTAAAGATACGCTGCAAGCACGTTATGTCATTGTCAAAGCGCGTTTAGAAGAGTATCGCGAATGTATTGAACGTATTGTAGCAAAGCTTAGTGAATATGAAACCATTGATGGGGTGCAATTACGTGAAGTAATTGAAGCCTTTGAAGTGGAGTTTAATATTGCTTCAAAGCTCAAAGCTCCTTTTGTGAGACATGAGTCAAAAATTTCTGAAGAACAGCCTAACAGTGATGCGTAA
- a CDS encoding 50S ribosomal protein L11 methyltransferase: MEKTYNELHITPSSSVYPLFLDFIMSLSDEAIEENEGTLILRSEEDLEMLRFGVEAFAKELTIALNQEIALDTKLFVKENEDWIAQYRNSVQPLHVNDFYIHPSWVEGVEGKKNIIIDPALAFGSGHHETTYGCLLLLQKYVKEGTELLDVGCGSGILSIAARKCGAIVDLCDTDEQATGSAEENFKLNHESFHRIWTGSVQKREQTYDVVVANIIADVLIMLASDLQKAVKEGGLLILSGILDKYVDKVEQKFSSMKLVEKYQKEEWFTLVLQRN, encoded by the coding sequence ATGGAAAAAACCTATAACGAACTTCATATAACCCCTAGTAGTAGTGTATATCCACTTTTTCTTGACTTTATCATGAGCCTCAGCGATGAGGCAATTGAAGAAAATGAAGGCACCCTTATTTTACGTAGCGAAGAAGATTTGGAGATGCTCCGCTTTGGCGTAGAAGCATTTGCCAAAGAGCTTACGATTGCTCTGAATCAAGAGATTGCGCTTGATACCAAGCTTTTCGTGAAAGAGAATGAAGACTGGATCGCACAGTATCGAAATTCTGTACAACCTTTACATGTAAACGATTTTTACATTCATCCAAGTTGGGTAGAAGGTGTAGAAGGCAAAAAAAATATCATCATAGATCCAGCTCTTGCTTTTGGCTCAGGTCATCATGAAACAACGTATGGTTGTTTATTGCTATTGCAAAAATATGTCAAAGAGGGAACGGAACTTCTAGATGTTGGGTGTGGCAGTGGTATTTTAAGTATTGCAGCCCGTAAATGTGGCGCAATTGTTGATCTGTGCGATACAGATGAACAAGCTACAGGAAGTGCTGAGGAAAATTTTAAGCTCAATCATGAAAGTTTTCATCGTATTTGGACAGGGTCTGTTCAAAAAAGAGAGCAAACGTATGATGTCGTTGTTGCCAATATCATTGCAGATGTACTTATTATGCTAGCTAGCGACTTGCAAAAAGCGGTAAAAGAAGGGGGATTACTCATTCTTTCTGGCATTTTGGATAAGTATGTTGATAAAGTTGAACAGAAGTTTTCTTCGATGAAATTGGTCGAAAAGTATCAAAAAGAGGAGTGGTTTACACTCGTGTTACAAAGGAATTAA
- a CDS encoding chemotaxis response regulator CheY: MKLLVVDDSSTMRRIIKNTLQRLGFNDVLEAEHGVEAWQIMERTPDINVLITDWNMPEMNGLDLVRKVRAEKKYESMPIIMVTTEGGKAEVITALKAGVNNYIVKPFTPQVLKEKLEDVLG, encoded by the coding sequence TTGAAGCTGCTTGTAGTAGATGATAGCTCGACAATGCGCCGTATTATTAAAAACACATTACAGAGATTAGGTTTTAATGATGTTTTGGAGGCTGAGCACGGTGTTGAAGCTTGGCAAATTATGGAAAGAACGCCTGATATTAATGTGCTTATTACCGATTGGAACATGCCTGAGATGAATGGTTTGGATTTGGTTCGTAAAGTAAGAGCTGAAAAAAAATATGAGAGTATGCCTATTATTATGGTAACAACTGAAGGCGGTAAGGCAGAAGTTATTACTGCTCTTAAAGCGGGAGTCAATAACTATATTGTCAAACCTTTTACGCCTCAAGTACTTAAAGAAAAACTCGAGGATGTTTTAGGTTAA
- the hisA gene encoding 1-(5-phosphoribosyl)-5-[(5-phosphoribosylamino)methylideneamino]imidazole-4-carboxamide isomerase: protein MDILPAIDLKDGKAVRLTKGLMESAKIYSNEPWEVAKVFEEMGSSWVHLVDLNGAFAGEPKNLEQIEKIRKHCKLKLELGGGIRDEETIRRYVDLGIDRVILGSIALKNPAFVKEMSQKFRVVVGIDAIDGYVAVEGWAEKSTMKATDLARAFADAGVEAIICTDVGRDGMLSGVNIDFTLSIAEASGVATIASGGLKNLDDIILLKQSQKVSGVIVGKAFYEGSLDLREAFAYIAKETL, encoded by the coding sequence ATGGATATTTTACCAGCGATTGATCTTAAAGATGGAAAAGCCGTACGCCTTACCAAAGGGTTAATGGAGAGTGCAAAGATTTACTCGAATGAACCTTGGGAAGTAGCAAAAGTATTTGAAGAAATGGGTTCATCTTGGGTTCATTTAGTAGATTTAAACGGCGCATTTGCAGGAGAGCCAAAAAACCTTGAGCAAATTGAAAAAATCCGAAAACATTGTAAACTCAAATTGGAGCTTGGTGGTGGAATTCGTGATGAAGAGACGATTCGTCGTTATGTGGATTTAGGCATTGATCGCGTCATCTTAGGCTCAATAGCGCTTAAAAATCCCGCTTTCGTAAAAGAGATGTCGCAAAAATTTCGTGTTGTTGTTGGCATTGATGCGATTGATGGTTATGTTGCCGTAGAAGGTTGGGCTGAAAAATCCACCATGAAAGCAACGGATCTTGCGCGTGCTTTTGCTGATGCTGGAGTTGAAGCGATCATCTGTACCGATGTTGGACGTGATGGTATGCTCAGTGGCGTTAACATTGATTTTACGCTCTCTATCGCAGAAGCTTCAGGCGTTGCCACGATTGCGAGTGGAGGATTAAAGAATTTAGACGATATTATACTGTTGAAGCAGAGCCAAAAGGTTTCTGGTGTCATCGTTGGAAAAGCATTTTATGAGGGTAGCTTAGATTTGCGTGAAGCATTTGCGTATATCGCTAAAGAAACGCTTTAA